A region of Chloroflexaceae bacterium DNA encodes the following proteins:
- a CDS encoding VOC family protein yields the protein MIRGIDHVVILVTDLAQAVRDYEALGFRVAPGGAHSDGATHNALIGFADGTYLELLAFVREAPEHRWWRHVAAGEGLIEFALLAGEIEAAVAGAAARGLHLDGPFSGGRERPDGVHIHWQSAFPVAPELPFLCGDVTPRDLRVPHGEDCHHPNGITGIGRMSVAVTDIDSSAALYAELLGHGPTMEPGRRIFKLGPHHVALQAPGAELADHVLIEARLATRGPGIAGLVLRRDHMPGEPQPLDPALTHGAAIAVA from the coding sequence ATGATACGAGGAATCGACCACGTCGTGATCCTGGTGACGGACCTCGCGCAGGCGGTGCGGGACTACGAGGCCCTGGGCTTCCGGGTGGCGCCGGGCGGCGCCCATAGCGATGGAGCGACCCACAACGCGCTGATTGGCTTTGCCGACGGCACCTATCTGGAGTTGCTGGCCTTCGTGCGGGAGGCGCCCGAGCATCGCTGGTGGCGCCACGTCGCCGCGGGCGAGGGCCTGATCGAGTTCGCCCTGCTGGCCGGCGAGATCGAGGCCGCCGTGGCCGGGGCGGCGGCGCGGGGGCTGCACCTCGATGGCCCCTTCAGCGGCGGGCGCGAGCGGCCCGATGGCGTCCACATCCACTGGCAGAGCGCCTTCCCCGTTGCACCTGAGTTGCCGTTCCTCTGCGGCGATGTGACGCCCCGCGATCTGCGCGTGCCCCACGGCGAGGATTGCCACCATCCCAATGGCATTACTGGCATTGGTCGCATGAGCGTGGCCGTAACCGACATCGACAGCAGCGCCGCCCTCTACGCCGAGTTGCTCGGCCACGGGCCGACGATGGAGCCGGGGCGCCGTATCTTCAAACTGGGACCGCATCACGTCGCCCTCCAGGCCCCCGGCGCCGAGCTGGCCGACCATGTGCTGATCGAGGCGCGACTGGCCACCCGCGGACCGGGCATCGCCGGCCTGGTGCTGCGCCGCGACCATATGCCGGGCGAGCCGCAACCCCTTGATCCCGCCCTGACCCACGGCGCGGCCATTGCCGTCGCGTAA
- a CDS encoding inositol monophosphatase: MIPDRNALLDLLLALQARIRDAVVAACERQAIADLSGVAEDEAQGDTIYAVDRVGEATLLAFFAEHVAPRWPLVLIAEGLPAGQITLPEGLPETEALIRVIVDPIDGTRGLMYQKRSAWSLAGAAPNLGPATRLSDIEIAAQTEIPLVKQHLCDVLWAVRGEPVHAVRVNRLSGERSPLHLRPSAAPSIAHGFATISRFFPGARDELAAIDEAVVRATLGPPRPGKAHCFEDQYICTGGQLYELIAGHDRFVADLRPLLERHLATRGESLGICCHPYDICTALIARQAGVLLTDERGGELDPPLVVDADVAWIGYANPAIRAQVEPALLGELRRRGLIG, from the coding sequence ATGATCCCCGACCGCAACGCGCTGCTCGACCTGCTGCTGGCCCTTCAGGCGCGGATCCGCGACGCGGTGGTCGCGGCGTGCGAACGCCAGGCCATCGCCGATCTCTCGGGCGTGGCCGAAGATGAGGCTCAGGGCGACACGATCTACGCTGTTGACCGCGTGGGCGAGGCGACGCTGCTGGCCTTCTTCGCCGAACATGTGGCCCCGCGCTGGCCGCTGGTGTTGATCGCCGAGGGTCTGCCCGCCGGCCAGATCACCCTCCCTGAAGGTCTGCCCGAAACCGAGGCGCTGATCCGGGTGATCGTTGACCCGATTGACGGCACCCGCGGCCTGATGTACCAGAAACGCTCCGCCTGGTCCCTGGCCGGGGCAGCGCCCAACCTGGGGCCGGCGACGCGACTGAGCGACATCGAAATCGCCGCGCAGACCGAGATCCCCCTGGTGAAACAACACCTTTGCGACGTGCTCTGGGCTGTAAGGGGCGAGCCGGTCCACGCCGTGCGGGTCAACCGTCTCAGCGGGGAACGGAGCCCGCTGCACCTGCGGCCCTCCGCCGCGCCGAGCATCGCCCACGGCTTCGCCACCATCAGCCGTTTCTTCCCCGGCGCGCGCGATGAACTGGCCGCGATTGACGAGGCGGTGGTCCGGGCGACCCTTGGCCCGCCCCGGCCCGGCAAGGCCCACTGCTTCGAGGATCAATATATCTGCACCGGCGGGCAGCTCTACGAACTGATTGCCGGCCACGACCGCTTCGTGGCCGACCTTCGCCCCCTCCTCGAGCGCCACCTGGCGACCCGCGGCGAGAGCCTGGGGATCTGCTGCCACCCCTACGACATCTGTACCGCCCTGATTGCCCGCCAGGCAGGCGTGTTGCTCACCGATGAGCGCGGAGGCGAACTTGATCCGCCCCTGGTCGTTGATGCCGACGTCGCCTGGATCGGCTACGCCAACCCCGCCATTCGCGCCCAGGTCGAACCGGCGCTGCTGGGAGAACTGCGCCGCCGCGGGCTGATTGGTTGA